The Eleginops maclovinus isolate JMC-PN-2008 ecotype Puerto Natales chromosome 24, JC_Emac_rtc_rv5, whole genome shotgun sequence genome contains a region encoding:
- the LOC134860791 gene encoding mitogen-activated protein kinase kinase kinase kinase 4-like isoform X5, whose product MANDSPAKSLVDIDLASLRDPAGIFELVEVVGNGTYGQVYKGRHVKTGQLAAIKVMDVTEDEEEEIKLEINMLKKYSHHRNIATYYGAFIKKSPPGHDDQLWLVMEFCGAGSITDLVKNTKGNQLKEDWIAYISREILRGLAHLHAHHVIHRDIKGQNVLLTENAEVKLVDFGVSAQLDRTVGRRNTFIGTPYWMAPEVIACDENPDATYDYRSDLWSTGITAIEMAEGAPPLCDMHPMRALFLIPRNPPPRLKSKKWSKKFISFIEGSLVKNYTQRPPTEQLLKHPFIRDQPNERQVRIQLKDHIDRTKKKRGEKDETEYEYSGSEEEEEDPPEQEGEPSSIVNVPGESTLRRDFIRLQQENKERSEALRRQQLLQEQQLREQEEYKRQLLAERQKRIEQQKEQRRRLEEQQRREREMRRQQEREQRRREQEDKRRVEEMDRRRKEEEERRRADDEKRRNDREQEYIRRQLEEEQRHLEMLQEQLLREQAMLLEFKWRELEEQRKAERLHKRLQQEQAYLLSLQHEPKPSDKTKLPQTSTLPPDRALPSTPQAQVLDGAASVAKGSNESSRELEKFPSDKPQNCDSDETCPNQLSNSPTPYQTELPDSELPQAESLEPDRPVSPPPQPIREADERYRKNIQGSPQVVPPPKQPPLPPRSSEPFSNGGSSSEAVAMHRPMEPQVQWSHLAALKSSNSAAPSPPLPPPPPPMVSRSQSFSEPAGVTSSFAQVHLRSQDPHHQHHPSPARTDPQPQPPLHHPQGLSRAEPQVGGEEVPPKVPVRTTSRSPVLSRRESPLPQQPGNQGAQRSAGGNVEQRPLWDRVEKLQPRPGSGSSSGSSNSSSQASPGDRFRPRCESPASSKSEGSPLQRPENVPKKQDEKNLARPTRPADLTALAKELRAVDDVRPPHKVTDYSSSSEDSGTTDEEDDEEVDQEAGEESTSGAEDSRAGRMSNGETESAKTMLVEDSENEKGMMSSKDGTLVIRQSTADIKRLVNLSSSSSSSPSAGPGHVHGQPQTPGLAEKNGFAGRIHHLPDLIQQSHHSPSSTTTIPSSPSSSSSFPSSSSYASPAMSPQTPLDKLTAIESQSESNSMSKHKSSSSFTPFIDPRLLQISPSSGSSLNNMAFGPDGRLADPLKSDPSRKGSVVNVNPVNTRPPSDTPEIRKYKKRFNSEILCAALWGVNLLVGTESGLMLLDRSGQGKVYPLINRRRIQQMDVLEGLNVLVTISGKKNKLRVYYLSWLRNKILHNDPEVEKKQGWVNVGDLEGCVHYKVVKYERIKFLVLALKNAVEVYAWAPKPYHKFMAFKSFGDLVHKPLLVDLTVEEGQRLKVIYGSCSGFHAVDVDSGAVYDIYLPTHIQTSIQCHAIIILPNTDGIELLVCYEDEGVYVNTYGRITKDVVLQWGEMPTSVAYIRSNQIMGWGEKAIEIRSVETGHLDGVFMHKRAQRLKFLCERNDKVFFASVRTGGASQVYFMTLGRSSLMSW is encoded by the exons ATGGCGAACGACTCTCCGGCTAAAAGTCTAGTAGACATAGACTTGGCTTCATTGCGG gatcCAGCTGGGATATTTGAATTGGTGGAGGTGGTTGGAAATGGCACCTATGGACAAGTATACAAG GGACGACACGTCAAGACTGGACAGCTGGCTGCCATCAAAGTCATGGACGTCACAGAG gatgaagaggaggaaattaAACTGGAGATCAATATGCTGAAGAAGTATTCCCACCACCGAAACATAGCCACCTACTACGGGGCTTTCATTAAGAAGAGCCCCCCGGGACACGATGACCAGCTCTGG TTGGTGATGGAGTTCTGTGGAGCTGGTTCCATCACAGACCTGGTGAAGAACACGAAGGGGAACCAGCTGAAGGAGGACTGGATCGCCTACATCTCCAGAGAGATCCTCAGG GGTCTGGCCCACCTTCACGCCCACCACGTCATCCATCGTGACATCAAGGGTCAAAACGTCCTGCTGACGGAGAATGCTGAAGTGAAACTGG TTGACTTTGGTGTGAGTGCTCAGCTGGATCGGACAGTGGGGAGGAGGAACACCTTCATCGGGACGCCTTACTGGATGGCCCCAGAGGTCATCGCCTGTGACGAGAACCCAGACGCTACGTACGATTACAGG AGTGATCTGTGGTCTACTGGTATCACAGCTATTGAAATGGCTGAAGGAGCGCCAC CACTTTGTGACATGCACCCAATGCGTGCACTCTTCCTCATTCCAAGAAACCCTCCTCCCAGGCTCAAGTCTAAAAAATG GTCCAAAAAGTTCATCAGTTTCATCGAGGGCTCTCTGGTGAAGAACTACACGCAGCGGCCCCCCACCGAGCAGCTGCTGAAGCACCCCTTCATTCGAGACCAGCCCAACGAGAGGCAAGTCCGCATCCAGCTCAAAGACCACATCGACCGTACcaagaagaagaggggggagaaag ATGAGACAGAGTATGAGTACAGtggcagtgaggaggaggaagaggatcccccagagcaggagggagagcccag CTCCATTGTCAATGTGCCGGGTGAGTCCACGCTGCGCCGCGACTTCATCCGCCTGCAGCAGGAGAACAAGGAGCGTTCAGAGGCGCTCCGCCgccagcagctcctgcaggagcagcagcttcgggagcaggaggagtacaAGCGCCAACTACTGGCCGAGAGGCAGAAACGAATTGAGCAGCagaaggagcagaggaggcGGCTGGAGGAG CAACAGCGCCGTGAGCGTGAGATGAGGAGGCAACAGGAGCGCGAGCAGCGTCGCCGCGAGCAAGAGGACAAGAGGCGTGTCGAGGAGATGGATCGTAGACgtaaggaagaggaggaacgcCGGCGGGCTGACGACGAGAAGAGGAGGAATGATCGTGAACAG GAGTACATCAGGCgtcagctggaggaggagcagagacacctggagatgctgcaggagcagctgctgcgTGAACAGGCCATGCTGCTG GAGTTCAAGTGGcgggagctggaggagcagcgcAAGGCCGAGCGTCTCCACAAGCgcctgcagcaggagcaggccTACCTGCTGTCGCTGCAGCACGAACCCAAACCCAGCGACAAGACCAAACTTCCACAGACCTCCACCCTGCCCCCTGACAGAGCCCTCCCCTCCACCCCTCAAGCTCAGGTCCTCGACGGTGCTGCTTCTGTAGCAAAAGGCTCCAATGAGTCGTCCAGAGAACTTGAAAAATTCCCCTCAGACAAACCCCAGAACTGCGACTCGGATGAGACTTGTCCAAACCAGCTCTCAAACTCCCCCACCCCCTATCAGACTGAACTCCCTGACTCTGAACTTCCCCAGGCAGAAAGTCTGGAGCCCGATAGGCCGGtcagtcctcctcctcagccaatcagagag GCGGACGAGCGGTACCGTAAGAACATTCAGGGCTCCCCTCAGGTCGTCCCCCCTCCAAAGCAGCCCCCTCTGCCTCCCCGCTCCTCTGAACCTTTCTCCAATGGCGGCTCCTCCTCCGAGGCCGTCGCCATGCACCGACCCATGGAACCTCAG GTCCAGTGGTCCCACCTGGCTGCGTTAAAAAGCAGCAACAGCGCtgccccctctcctcctcttcctcctcctcctccgcccaTGGTCTCTCGCTCGCAGTCCTTCAGCGAGCCTGCCGGCGTCACCTCTAGCTTTGCACAAGTCCACCTGCGCTCCCAGGACccccaccaccaacaccacccaTCGCCCGCACGCACTGACCCCCAGCCCCAACCTCCCCTCCACCACCCCCAGGGTCTTAGTAGGGCCGAACCCCAGGTCGGCGGAGAGGAAGTTCCTCCCAAG GTACCAGTAAGGACAACCTCCAGGTCTCCGGTCCTGTCTCGCCGAGAGTCCCCTCTGCCCCAGCAGCCTGGCAACCAGGGCGCACAGAGGAGCGCCGGCGG TAATGTGGAGCAGCGGCCGCTGTGGGACCGAGTGGAGAAGCTGCAGCCGAGGCCCGGCAGCGGCAGCTCGTCCGGCTCCTCCAACTCCAGCTCGCAGGCCAGTCCTGGGGACCGCTTCAGGCCACGCTGTGAGTCCCCTG CTTCCTCCAAATCTGAAGGATCGCCTCTCCAGCGGCCTGAAAATGTTcccaaaaaacaagatgaaaagaACCTGGCCAGGCCGACCCGACCAGCT GATCTGACAGCTCTTGCCAAGGAGCTTCGTGCAGTGGACGACGTGAGGCCTCCCCACAAGGTCACCGACTACTCCTCCTCCAGCGAGGACTCGGGCACCACCGACGAGGAAGACGATGAGGAGGTGGACCAGGAGGCGGGAGAGGAGTCCACCTCAGGAGCAGAGGACTCCAGGGCTGG GAGGATGAGTAACGGCGAGACGGAGTCGGCCAAGACGATGCTGGTGGAGGACTCGGAGAACGAGAAAGGCATGATGTCCTCCAAGGACGGCACGCTGGTCAtcagacag AGCACCGCAGACATTAAGCGGTTGGTcaatctctcctcctcctcctcttcctcaccctcgGCTGGCCCTGGTCACGTCCACGGCCAGCCCCAGACCCCCGGCCTCGCAGAGAAAAACGGCTTTGCCGGCCGCATACACCACCTACCAGACCTTATCCAGCAGAGCCATCACTCCCCTTCCTCCACCACAAccatcccttcctccccctcctcctcttcctccttcccctCATCATCTAGCTATGCCAGTCCTGCCATGTCCCCACAGACCCCCCTGGACAAGCTCACTGCCATAGAG TCCCAGTCAGAAAGCAACTCCATGTCCAAACACaagtcttcctcttccttcactcCGTTCATCGACCCTCGTCTTCTCCAGATCTCTCCATCCAGCGGCAGCTCCCTCAACAACATGG CATTTGGGCCTGATGGACGCCTCGCAGACCCGCTGAAGTCCGACCCGTCTCGTAAAGGCTCGGTGGTCAACGTCAACCCGGTCAACACACGCCCTCCCAGCGACACCCCGGAGATCCGCAAGTACAAGAAGAGGTTCAACTCTGAGATCCTGTGTGCCGCGCTCTggg GAGTGAACCTGCTGGTGGGAACAGAGAGTGGTCTGATGCTGCTGGACCGAAGCGGACAGGGGAAGGTCTACCCTCTGATCAACAGGCGGCGCATCCAGCAGATGGACGTCCTGGAGGGACTCAATGTCCTGGTCACTATATCAG GTAAAAAGAACAAGCTGAGAGTGTACTACCTGTCGTGGCTGAGGAACAAGATTTTGCACAACGACCCCGAGGTGGAGAAGAAGCAGGGCTGGGTTAATGTGGGCGACCTGGAGGGCTGCGTCCACTACAAAGTCG TGAAGTATGAGAGGATTAAGTTCTTGGTGCTGGCTTTGAAGAACGCTGTGGAGGTGTACGCCTGGGCGCCCAAACCCTACCACAAGTTCATGGCGTTTAAG TCTTTCGGTGATCTGGTGCACAAGCCTCTGCTGGTGGACCTGACTGTGGAGGAAGGTCAGAGGTTAAAGGTCATCTACGGCTCCTGTTCAGGCTTCCATGCTGTGGATGTGGACTCTGGTGCCGTCTACGACATCTACCTGCCCACACAT ATCCAGACCAGCATTCAGTGCCATGCCATCATCATCCTGCCCAACACCGACGGCATCGAGCTGCTGGTGTGTTACGAGGACGAGGGCGTCTACGTCAACACCTACGGGCGCATCACCAAGGACGTGGTGCTGCAGTGGGGAGAAATGCCAACTTCAGTGG CCTACATTAGGTCAAACCAGATCATGGGCTGGGGTGAGAAGGCCATAGAGATCCGCTCAGTGGAGACGGGTCACCTGGACGGCGTCTTCATGCACAAGAGAGCTCAGAGACTCAAGTTCCTGTGTGAGAGGAATGACAAG GTCTTCTTTGCCTCTGTGCGCACTGGAGGGGCCAGCCAGGTGTATTTCATGACGCTGGGTCGCTCCTCCCTCATGAGCTGGTAG
- the LOC134860791 gene encoding mitogen-activated protein kinase kinase kinase kinase 4-like isoform X4, whose protein sequence is MANDSPAKSLVDIDLASLRDPAGIFELVEVVGNGTYGQVYKGRHVKTGQLAAIKVMDVTEDEEEEIKLEINMLKKYSHHRNIATYYGAFIKKSPPGHDDQLWLVMEFCGAGSITDLVKNTKGNQLKEDWIAYISREILRGLAHLHAHHVIHRDIKGQNVLLTENAEVKLVDFGVSAQLDRTVGRRNTFIGTPYWMAPEVIACDENPDATYDYRSDLWSTGITAIEMAEGAPPLCDMHPMRALFLIPRNPPPRLKSKKWSKKFISFIEGSLVKNYTQRPPTEQLLKHPFIRDQPNERQVRIQLKDHIDRTKKKRGEKDETEYEYSGSEEEEEDPPEQEGEPSSIVNVPGESTLRRDFIRLQQENKERSEALRRQQLLQEQQLREQEEYKRQLLAERQKRIEQQKEQRRRLEEQQRREREMRRQQEREQRRREQEDKRRVEEMDRRRKEEEERRRADDEKRRNDREQEYIRRQLEEEQRHLEMLQEQLLREQAMLLADERYRKNIQGSPQVVPPPKQPPLPPRSSEPFSNGGSSSEAVAMHRPMEPQVQWSHLAALKSSNSAAPSPPLPPPPPPMVSRSQSFSEPAGVTSSFAQVHLRSQDPHHQHHPSPARTDPQPQPPLHHPQGLSRAEPQVGGEEVPPKVPVRTTSRSPVLSRRESPLPQQPGNQGAQRSAGGNVEQRPLWDRVEKLQPRPGSGSSSGSSNSSSQASPGDRFRPRCESPASSKSEGSPLQRPENVPKKQDEKNLARPTRPADLTALAKELRAVDDVRPPHKVTDYSSSSEDSGTTDEEDDEEVDQEAGEESTSGAEDSRAGFSHGFRRRMSNGETESAKTMLVEDSENEKGMMSSKDGTLVIRQSQSESNSMSKHKSSSSFTPFIDPRLLQISPSSGSSLNNMAFGPDGRLADPLKSDPSRKGSVVNVNPVNTRPPSDTPEIRKYKKRFNSEILCAALWGVNLLVGTESGLMLLDRSGQGKVYPLINRRRIQQMDVLEGLNVLVTISGKKNKLRVYYLSWLRNKILHNDPEVEKKQGWVNVGDLEGCVHYKVVKYERIKFLVLALKNAVEVYAWAPKPYHKFMAFKSFGDLVHKPLLVDLTVEEGQRLKVIYGSCSGFHAVDVDSGAVYDIYLPTHIQTSIQCHAIIILPNTDGIELLVCYEDEGVYVNTYGRITKDVVLQWGEMPTSVAYIRSNQIMGWGEKAIEIRSVETGHLDGVFMHKRAQRLKFLCERNDKVFFASVRTGGASQVYFMTLGRSSLMSW, encoded by the exons ATGGCGAACGACTCTCCGGCTAAAAGTCTAGTAGACATAGACTTGGCTTCATTGCGG gatcCAGCTGGGATATTTGAATTGGTGGAGGTGGTTGGAAATGGCACCTATGGACAAGTATACAAG GGACGACACGTCAAGACTGGACAGCTGGCTGCCATCAAAGTCATGGACGTCACAGAG gatgaagaggaggaaattaAACTGGAGATCAATATGCTGAAGAAGTATTCCCACCACCGAAACATAGCCACCTACTACGGGGCTTTCATTAAGAAGAGCCCCCCGGGACACGATGACCAGCTCTGG TTGGTGATGGAGTTCTGTGGAGCTGGTTCCATCACAGACCTGGTGAAGAACACGAAGGGGAACCAGCTGAAGGAGGACTGGATCGCCTACATCTCCAGAGAGATCCTCAGG GGTCTGGCCCACCTTCACGCCCACCACGTCATCCATCGTGACATCAAGGGTCAAAACGTCCTGCTGACGGAGAATGCTGAAGTGAAACTGG TTGACTTTGGTGTGAGTGCTCAGCTGGATCGGACAGTGGGGAGGAGGAACACCTTCATCGGGACGCCTTACTGGATGGCCCCAGAGGTCATCGCCTGTGACGAGAACCCAGACGCTACGTACGATTACAGG AGTGATCTGTGGTCTACTGGTATCACAGCTATTGAAATGGCTGAAGGAGCGCCAC CACTTTGTGACATGCACCCAATGCGTGCACTCTTCCTCATTCCAAGAAACCCTCCTCCCAGGCTCAAGTCTAAAAAATG GTCCAAAAAGTTCATCAGTTTCATCGAGGGCTCTCTGGTGAAGAACTACACGCAGCGGCCCCCCACCGAGCAGCTGCTGAAGCACCCCTTCATTCGAGACCAGCCCAACGAGAGGCAAGTCCGCATCCAGCTCAAAGACCACATCGACCGTACcaagaagaagaggggggagaaag ATGAGACAGAGTATGAGTACAGtggcagtgaggaggaggaagaggatcccccagagcaggagggagagcccag CTCCATTGTCAATGTGCCGGGTGAGTCCACGCTGCGCCGCGACTTCATCCGCCTGCAGCAGGAGAACAAGGAGCGTTCAGAGGCGCTCCGCCgccagcagctcctgcaggagcagcagcttcgggagcaggaggagtacaAGCGCCAACTACTGGCCGAGAGGCAGAAACGAATTGAGCAGCagaaggagcagaggaggcGGCTGGAGGAG CAACAGCGCCGTGAGCGTGAGATGAGGAGGCAACAGGAGCGCGAGCAGCGTCGCCGCGAGCAAGAGGACAAGAGGCGTGTCGAGGAGATGGATCGTAGACgtaaggaagaggaggaacgcCGGCGGGCTGACGACGAGAAGAGGAGGAATGATCGTGAACAG GAGTACATCAGGCgtcagctggaggaggagcagagacacctggagatgctgcaggagcagctgctgcgTGAACAGGCCATGCTGCTG GCGGACGAGCGGTACCGTAAGAACATTCAGGGCTCCCCTCAGGTCGTCCCCCCTCCAAAGCAGCCCCCTCTGCCTCCCCGCTCCTCTGAACCTTTCTCCAATGGCGGCTCCTCCTCCGAGGCCGTCGCCATGCACCGACCCATGGAACCTCAG GTCCAGTGGTCCCACCTGGCTGCGTTAAAAAGCAGCAACAGCGCtgccccctctcctcctcttcctcctcctcctccgcccaTGGTCTCTCGCTCGCAGTCCTTCAGCGAGCCTGCCGGCGTCACCTCTAGCTTTGCACAAGTCCACCTGCGCTCCCAGGACccccaccaccaacaccacccaTCGCCCGCACGCACTGACCCCCAGCCCCAACCTCCCCTCCACCACCCCCAGGGTCTTAGTAGGGCCGAACCCCAGGTCGGCGGAGAGGAAGTTCCTCCCAAG GTACCAGTAAGGACAACCTCCAGGTCTCCGGTCCTGTCTCGCCGAGAGTCCCCTCTGCCCCAGCAGCCTGGCAACCAGGGCGCACAGAGGAGCGCCGGCGG TAATGTGGAGCAGCGGCCGCTGTGGGACCGAGTGGAGAAGCTGCAGCCGAGGCCCGGCAGCGGCAGCTCGTCCGGCTCCTCCAACTCCAGCTCGCAGGCCAGTCCTGGGGACCGCTTCAGGCCACGCTGTGAGTCCCCTG CTTCCTCCAAATCTGAAGGATCGCCTCTCCAGCGGCCTGAAAATGTTcccaaaaaacaagatgaaaagaACCTGGCCAGGCCGACCCGACCAGCT GATCTGACAGCTCTTGCCAAGGAGCTTCGTGCAGTGGACGACGTGAGGCCTCCCCACAAGGTCACCGACTACTCCTCCTCCAGCGAGGACTCGGGCACCACCGACGAGGAAGACGATGAGGAGGTGGACCAGGAGGCGGGAGAGGAGTCCACCTCAGGAGCAGAGGACTCCAGGGCTGG ATTTTCCCATGGCTTCCGCAGGAGGATGAGTAACGGCGAGACGGAGTCGGCCAAGACGATGCTGGTGGAGGACTCGGAGAACGAGAAAGGCATGATGTCCTCCAAGGACGGCACGCTGGTCAtcagacag TCCCAGTCAGAAAGCAACTCCATGTCCAAACACaagtcttcctcttccttcactcCGTTCATCGACCCTCGTCTTCTCCAGATCTCTCCATCCAGCGGCAGCTCCCTCAACAACATGG CATTTGGGCCTGATGGACGCCTCGCAGACCCGCTGAAGTCCGACCCGTCTCGTAAAGGCTCGGTGGTCAACGTCAACCCGGTCAACACACGCCCTCCCAGCGACACCCCGGAGATCCGCAAGTACAAGAAGAGGTTCAACTCTGAGATCCTGTGTGCCGCGCTCTggg GAGTGAACCTGCTGGTGGGAACAGAGAGTGGTCTGATGCTGCTGGACCGAAGCGGACAGGGGAAGGTCTACCCTCTGATCAACAGGCGGCGCATCCAGCAGATGGACGTCCTGGAGGGACTCAATGTCCTGGTCACTATATCAG GTAAAAAGAACAAGCTGAGAGTGTACTACCTGTCGTGGCTGAGGAACAAGATTTTGCACAACGACCCCGAGGTGGAGAAGAAGCAGGGCTGGGTTAATGTGGGCGACCTGGAGGGCTGCGTCCACTACAAAGTCG TGAAGTATGAGAGGATTAAGTTCTTGGTGCTGGCTTTGAAGAACGCTGTGGAGGTGTACGCCTGGGCGCCCAAACCCTACCACAAGTTCATGGCGTTTAAG TCTTTCGGTGATCTGGTGCACAAGCCTCTGCTGGTGGACCTGACTGTGGAGGAAGGTCAGAGGTTAAAGGTCATCTACGGCTCCTGTTCAGGCTTCCATGCTGTGGATGTGGACTCTGGTGCCGTCTACGACATCTACCTGCCCACACAT ATCCAGACCAGCATTCAGTGCCATGCCATCATCATCCTGCCCAACACCGACGGCATCGAGCTGCTGGTGTGTTACGAGGACGAGGGCGTCTACGTCAACACCTACGGGCGCATCACCAAGGACGTGGTGCTGCAGTGGGGAGAAATGCCAACTTCAGTGG CCTACATTAGGTCAAACCAGATCATGGGCTGGGGTGAGAAGGCCATAGAGATCCGCTCAGTGGAGACGGGTCACCTGGACGGCGTCTTCATGCACAAGAGAGCTCAGAGACTCAAGTTCCTGTGTGAGAGGAATGACAAG GTCTTCTTTGCCTCTGTGCGCACTGGAGGGGCCAGCCAGGTGTATTTCATGACGCTGGGTCGCTCCTCCCTCATGAGCTGGTAG